In a genomic window of Polycladomyces abyssicola:
- a CDS encoding redoxin domain-containing protein, which produces MRLRTPMPEFKGVTEWVNGEVSKEDLQGKPVLVHFWSISCGMCKTSLPQVNEIREKYKDKGLQVIGVHMPRSEKDTEIGPVKETIEKYELKHPQAIDNQHNVVDAFENEFVPAFYLFDKEGVLRHRSAGEKALNLLQNPLNRILGEE; this is translated from the coding sequence ATGCGACTGAGAACGCCGATGCCCGAATTCAAAGGGGTCACCGAGTGGGTAAACGGCGAAGTCTCCAAGGAAGATCTTCAAGGCAAACCGGTCCTCGTTCACTTTTGGTCTATCAGTTGTGGCATGTGCAAGACCAGTCTGCCGCAAGTGAATGAGATTCGGGAAAAATACAAGGACAAAGGACTGCAAGTGATCGGTGTCCACATGCCGCGATCCGAAAAGGACACTGAGATCGGCCCGGTCAAAGAAACGATTGAAAAATACGAATTGAAACATCCTCAAGCGATCGACAATCAACACAACGTAGTGGATGCATTTGAAAATGAATTTGTACCGGCGTTCTACCTGTTTGATAAAGAAGGCGTATTGCGTCACCGCTCGGCCGGTGAAAAAGCGCTCAACCTGTTGCAAAACCCGTTGAATCGCATTTTGGGCGAAGAATAA
- a CDS encoding peroxiredoxin yields the protein MATRLVGLPAPDFEMESTKNLETLDEKVKLSDYKGKWLVLFFYPLDFTFVCPTEITAMSDRYEEFQDLGAEVLGVSTDSKYSHRAWIKTPREENGLGDIKFPLAADFTKKVARDYGVLIEEEGVALRGLFIIDPEGIVRYQVVHDLNIGRSVDETLRVLQALQTGGLCPSDWKPGQKTLEA from the coding sequence ATGGCAACTCGTCTTGTGGGACTGCCGGCTCCGGATTTTGAAATGGAAAGCACCAAAAACCTGGAGACGCTGGACGAAAAAGTGAAGCTCTCCGACTACAAAGGCAAATGGCTGGTGCTGTTCTTCTATCCGCTGGACTTCACCTTCGTTTGCCCGACGGAAATCACCGCAATGAGCGATCGTTACGAAGAATTCCAAGACCTGGGGGCTGAAGTGCTGGGCGTCAGCACGGACAGCAAATACTCCCACCGTGCTTGGATCAAAACACCGCGTGAAGAAAACGGTCTGGGCGACATCAAGTTCCCGCTGGCCGCGGACTTCACCAAAAAAGTGGCTCGCGACTACGGTGTCTTGATCGAAGAAGAAGGTGTGGCCCTGCGCGGTCTGTTCATCATCGATCCGGAAGGCATCGTGCGTTATCAAGTGGTGCACGACTTGAATATCGGCCGCAGTGTGGATGAAACTCTGCGGGTGCTGCAAGCCCTGCAAACCGGCGGGTTGTGCCCCTCCGACTGGAAACCGGGCCAAAAAACCCTGGAAGCTTAA